One Osmerus mordax isolate fOsmMor3 chromosome 25, fOsmMor3.pri, whole genome shotgun sequence DNA window includes the following coding sequences:
- the bbs1 gene encoding Bardet-Biedl syndrome 1 protein isoform X1: protein MMRISNNHLIHPASRNGSSTSTETSKWLDAHYDPVANLYTFSSCIALADLHGDGENKLVVGDLGTGSSNMKLKVYRGTGLMSENTLLDLPVGLVSFLMDQHEPRTPAIAVASGPFIYVYKNLRPYFKFTLPPLEVNALEQDVWDQAREDMIDHMTLKEMLEGIRDKADIPLSVRSLRFLMLDPQDMEAFVNLHKQQPIRRQTVITCIATLKKNMADEDAISCLVIGTESNDIYILDPEAFTILSKLSLPSAPTLIDVTGQFDVEFRITVACRNGNIYILRRESPKPKYCIELSSHPVGLVRMGKNVVVGCAEETLQGFTQKGKKLWTASLPAPVTTMGVMELPARGFQAVLVGLANCEVHLYRDKNLLSTIKAPDVVTSICFGRYGREDGTLIMTTKGGGLIVKILKRTAVFDDRDSAPGPPLAQSIRLNVPKKTKLYVDQTMRERENAVAMHRAFQMDLSRLRLAAARAYVKALESSLTPMSASLSEPLKMNAVVQGLGPSFKLTLNIQNTAACRPVMNLAISFLYDESLYSMRTAFFKIPLLVPGLNYPIDTFVECMSDKGISDIIKVFVLREGKSAPLLTAHINMPVSEGLALN from the exons ATGATGAGGATCAGTAACAACCACCTCATCCACCCTGCATCTCGGAATGGGAGTTCCACAAG cACAGAGACCAGCAAATGGTTAGATGCACATTATGATCCGGTGGCCAATCTCTATACTTTTTCTTCATGTATCG CTCTGGCAGATCTGCACGGAGATGGTGAAAATAAG TTGGTGGTGGGGGACTTGGGCACAGGTTCAAGCAACATGAAGCTGAAAGTGTACCGAGGGACAGGTTTGATGAGTGAGAACACGCTACTTGACCTGCCTGTGGGCTTGGTGTCTTTTCTCATGGATCAGCATGAGCCCCGTACTCCAGCCATAGCTGTGGCCTCTGGCCCCTTCATCTATGTATACAAAAACCTACGACCCTACTTCAAGTTTACTCTCCCCCCACTGGAAGTGAATGCCTTGGAACAGGACGTCTGGGACCAAGCCAGAGAG GACATGATTGACCATATGACCTTAAAGGAAATGTTGGAGGGCATAAG AGACAAGGCTGATATTCCACTGTCTGTCAGATCCTTGAG GTTCCTCATGTTAGACCCACAGGATATGGAGGCGTTTGTTAACCTTCACAAACAGCAGCCAATACGAAGACAG ACTGTTATCACCTGCATTGCGACACTGAAGAAGAACATGGCAGATGAGGACGCCATCAGCTGCCTTGTGATTGGCACAGAGAGCAACGACATTTACATCTTGGATCCAGAGGCCTTCACTATCCTCTCCAAG ctgTCCCTGCCCAGCGCCCCCACACTGATTGATGTCACTGGTCAGTTTGACGTGGAGTTTCGCATTACAGTTGCTTGTCGCAACGGGAACATCTATATCCTGCGTCG GGAATCTCCCAAACCCAAGTACTGCATTGAGCTGTCCTCTCACCCAGTGGGTCTGGTGAGGATGGGGAAGAACGTTGTTGTGGGCTGTGCTGAGGAGACTCTACAAGGCTTCACCCAGAAG GGGAAAAAACTGTGGacggccagcctgcctgcccctgTCACCACCATGGGTGTGATGGAACTGCCCGCTAGAGGCTTCCAGGCTGTCCTAGTGGGTCTGGCCAACTGTGAGGTCCACCTCTACAGAGACAAGAACCTCCTGAGCACCATCAAAGCCCCA GATGTGGTGACCAGCATTTGCTTTGGAAGGTATGGCCGAGAAGATGGTACTCTGAtcatgaccacaaaag GCGGGGGCCTGATAGTCAAGATTCTGaagaggactgctgtattcgaTGACCGGGACAGCGCCCCGGGTCCCCCTCTTGCACAAAGCATCCGCCTCAACGTCCCTAAGAAGACCAAGCTGTATGTGGACCAAACCATGAGGGAACGGGAGAACGCTGTGG CGATGCACAGGGCCTTCCAGATGGACTTGAGCCGCCTGCGTCTGGCTGCAGCTAGGGCCTACGTCAAAGCCCTGGagtccagcctcacccccatgTCCGCCAGCCTGTCGGAGCCACTGAAGATGAACGCTGTG GTTCAGGGTCTGGGTCCGTCCTTTAAACTGACCCTAAACATCCAAAATACAGCAGCATGTCGCCCTGTCATGAACCTGGCCATCAGCTTCCTGTACGACGAGAGCCTCTACAGCATGAGGACAGCCTTCTTTAAG ATCCCACTCCTGGTTCCAGGCCTCAACTACCCCATTGACACATTCGTAGAGTGCATGAGCGACAAAGGAATCTCTGACATCATTAAA GTGTTTGTtctgagagaggggaagagtgcACCGTTGTTGACCGCCCACATCAACATGCCCGTCAGCGAGGGACTGGCTCTGAACTGA
- the bbs1 gene encoding Bardet-Biedl syndrome 1 protein isoform X2: MSSAPEMRENTETSKWLDAHYDPVANLYTFSSCIALADLHGDGENKLVVGDLGTGSSNMKLKVYRGTGLMSENTLLDLPVGLVSFLMDQHEPRTPAIAVASGPFIYVYKNLRPYFKFTLPPLEVNALEQDVWDQAREDMIDHMTLKEMLEGIRDKADIPLSVRSLRFLMLDPQDMEAFVNLHKQQPIRRQTVITCIATLKKNMADEDAISCLVIGTESNDIYILDPEAFTILSKLSLPSAPTLIDVTGQFDVEFRITVACRNGNIYILRRESPKPKYCIELSSHPVGLVRMGKNVVVGCAEETLQGFTQKGKKLWTASLPAPVTTMGVMELPARGFQAVLVGLANCEVHLYRDKNLLSTIKAPDVVTSICFGRYGREDGTLIMTTKGGGLIVKILKRTAVFDDRDSAPGPPLAQSIRLNVPKKTKLYVDQTMRERENAVAMHRAFQMDLSRLRLAAARAYVKALESSLTPMSASLSEPLKMNAVVQGLGPSFKLTLNIQNTAACRPVMNLAISFLYDESLYSMRTAFFKIPLLVPGLNYPIDTFVECMSDKGISDIIKVFVLREGKSAPLLTAHINMPVSEGLALN; the protein is encoded by the exons ATGTCGTCTGCCCCGGAAATGCGAGAAAA cACAGAGACCAGCAAATGGTTAGATGCACATTATGATCCGGTGGCCAATCTCTATACTTTTTCTTCATGTATCG CTCTGGCAGATCTGCACGGAGATGGTGAAAATAAG TTGGTGGTGGGGGACTTGGGCACAGGTTCAAGCAACATGAAGCTGAAAGTGTACCGAGGGACAGGTTTGATGAGTGAGAACACGCTACTTGACCTGCCTGTGGGCTTGGTGTCTTTTCTCATGGATCAGCATGAGCCCCGTACTCCAGCCATAGCTGTGGCCTCTGGCCCCTTCATCTATGTATACAAAAACCTACGACCCTACTTCAAGTTTACTCTCCCCCCACTGGAAGTGAATGCCTTGGAACAGGACGTCTGGGACCAAGCCAGAGAG GACATGATTGACCATATGACCTTAAAGGAAATGTTGGAGGGCATAAG AGACAAGGCTGATATTCCACTGTCTGTCAGATCCTTGAG GTTCCTCATGTTAGACCCACAGGATATGGAGGCGTTTGTTAACCTTCACAAACAGCAGCCAATACGAAGACAG ACTGTTATCACCTGCATTGCGACACTGAAGAAGAACATGGCAGATGAGGACGCCATCAGCTGCCTTGTGATTGGCACAGAGAGCAACGACATTTACATCTTGGATCCAGAGGCCTTCACTATCCTCTCCAAG ctgTCCCTGCCCAGCGCCCCCACACTGATTGATGTCACTGGTCAGTTTGACGTGGAGTTTCGCATTACAGTTGCTTGTCGCAACGGGAACATCTATATCCTGCGTCG GGAATCTCCCAAACCCAAGTACTGCATTGAGCTGTCCTCTCACCCAGTGGGTCTGGTGAGGATGGGGAAGAACGTTGTTGTGGGCTGTGCTGAGGAGACTCTACAAGGCTTCACCCAGAAG GGGAAAAAACTGTGGacggccagcctgcctgcccctgTCACCACCATGGGTGTGATGGAACTGCCCGCTAGAGGCTTCCAGGCTGTCCTAGTGGGTCTGGCCAACTGTGAGGTCCACCTCTACAGAGACAAGAACCTCCTGAGCACCATCAAAGCCCCA GATGTGGTGACCAGCATTTGCTTTGGAAGGTATGGCCGAGAAGATGGTACTCTGAtcatgaccacaaaag GCGGGGGCCTGATAGTCAAGATTCTGaagaggactgctgtattcgaTGACCGGGACAGCGCCCCGGGTCCCCCTCTTGCACAAAGCATCCGCCTCAACGTCCCTAAGAAGACCAAGCTGTATGTGGACCAAACCATGAGGGAACGGGAGAACGCTGTGG CGATGCACAGGGCCTTCCAGATGGACTTGAGCCGCCTGCGTCTGGCTGCAGCTAGGGCCTACGTCAAAGCCCTGGagtccagcctcacccccatgTCCGCCAGCCTGTCGGAGCCACTGAAGATGAACGCTGTG GTTCAGGGTCTGGGTCCGTCCTTTAAACTGACCCTAAACATCCAAAATACAGCAGCATGTCGCCCTGTCATGAACCTGGCCATCAGCTTCCTGTACGACGAGAGCCTCTACAGCATGAGGACAGCCTTCTTTAAG ATCCCACTCCTGGTTCCAGGCCTCAACTACCCCATTGACACATTCGTAGAGTGCATGAGCGACAAAGGAATCTCTGACATCATTAAA GTGTTTGTtctgagagaggggaagagtgcACCGTTGTTGACCGCCCACATCAACATGCCCGTCAGCGAGGGACTGGCTCTGAACTGA